The sequence GACCTTGTTTTACCGCTTTAATCTTTCTCCACTGTTAAATAATCATGTTATAATCTTTTCATGAAAGCCTCACAGCTCGGGGAGTTTGGCCTGATCGACCATTTAGCGAAAAACCTTAAAAAAGGGAAGGGAACGGTGGTGGGGATCGGGGATGACGCGGCGGTTATTCAACTGACGACTAAATTATTATTAATTACCACTGATGCTCTCGTTCAAGATGTTCATTTTACCTTAAAAAATACTAACTTTGCTGATCTTGGCTATAAAGCTCTGGCCGCTAACGTTTCCGATATTGCCGCGATGGGAGGACGCCCGACCGCCGCTGTTATTACTTTGGCTCTTCCTCCAGGATTGGCCGTAAACAAGCTTGATGATCTTTACCGGGGGATCAACCGATTGGCCAAAAAGCTTAAGGTCGACCTTGTTGGCGGCGATACTGTCGCCTCCCCCAATGGGATGATGATCTCGATCACCCTCCTTGGGGAAGTCGTCCCCAAAAATCTCCTGCGTCGTTCAACCGCTAAAGTCGGCGACCTGATCTGTGTCACCGGCAAGTTCGGCCTCCCTGCCGCTAACAAATTCTCTGCTAGAATATTGCCGCCGATTCGTTTGAAGGAAGCGGCGGCGCTCGCCAAAGCGAAGCTGGCCTCCGCCATGATCGACAGTTCCGACGGGCTGGTCCGGTCGGTTGTTGAACTGACCAAAGCAAGCCGGGTTGGCGCCCGTT comes from Candidatus Margulisiibacteriota bacterium and encodes:
- the thiL gene encoding thiamine-phosphate kinase; translated protein: MKASQLGEFGLIDHLAKNLKKGKGTVVGIGDDAAVIQLTTKLLLITTDALVQDVHFTLKNTNFADLGYKALAANVSDIAAMGGRPTAAVITLALPPGLAVNKLDDLYRGINRLAKKLKVDLVGGDTVASPNGMMISITLLGEVVPKNLLRRSTAKVGDLICVTGKFGLPAANKFSARILPPIRLKEAAALAKAKLASAMIDSSDGLVRSVVELTKASRVGARLWEERVPIASGANLGQALYGGEEYELLFAVPKARIKSLKKLKFGISVVGEIVNRGAGVKIVDNRGKIKTIRSKGFEHFK